A window of Gossypium hirsutum isolate 1008001.06 chromosome D13, Gossypium_hirsutum_v2.1, whole genome shotgun sequence genomic DNA:
AAAATTTCCTATGCTAGGGTTAATtatttgaatctagtttcaagtgGTGATGCAAAGCTAGTTCCTGATAATATTCGGATACCCATACTCCGAGATGCTCTCTATTATGCGGTAGCGTTTACAATAGGAAGCCAAGGACATCCAGTGAAGTTGTTGATGGACACTGGAGGTGGTTTAATTTGGACCCAATGTCTGCCTTGCACAAATTGTTTCCCACAAAAGCTTCCAATTTATAATCCCACTGCTTCCACCAGTTATGCCACACTTCCTTGCAGCCATCCTCTTTGCAACGGCGACCGGAGACTCTACAATTGTGAACATGGTCGTTATTGTGTGTACAATGCTCAATATGGTGGTGGAGCCTCTACCAGTGGCATTGCGTCCACGGAAGCATTTCATTTCTTTGTCGACCAACGAAGTACGCACCCGTTCAACGTCATCTTTGGCTGCTCGTATGATAGTCGGGATATTGCTTTTATGAACACTGATATTTCAGGGATCTTTGGGTTAAGCTTCTCACCGGATTCAATGGCGTCCCAGTTTTCAGCTTTGATTCAACATCGATTCTCGTACTGTTTAGCCCCTTTTGATGATGCAACCCCTCGTCCTTTGGTTTTAAGGTTTGGAGAAGACATTCCACAACTGCCTCCACAAAGTGTTGGATCAACACAGTTGATAGCTTCTCCCACATCTTATTTTTTCTACTTGGGATTGAAAGACATATCTGTTGCAGGTCATCGTATAGGATTTCCACCGTCTATTTTTCAGATTAAGCCAAATGGGTTAGGGGGTTTCTTCATAGACTCTGGAGCTCTGTTCACTCATATTGATGCTGATGCACTGGGAGGGAATGCATATGCTGAAGTACTAAAGGTGTTTGCTGCTTACTATGGGTCAAAAAATCTTAAACAAACAGGGGCAAGTCCAGAAGGATTTGAGCTATGTTATGAGCATCCaccaaattttgatgaatttgcagCTTTAACGTTCCATTTTGATGAATCTGTTTACACTGTTAATGGGCAATATATGCATGTCATTGCCCCTAATTTTTTCTGCGTAGGAATATTAAAAGGAAGTTCGGTATCTGTTCTTGGAGCATGGCAGCAACAAAATAAACGTATCATTTACGATGGGGGAAGGGGTGTACTTGAATTTGCTGATGAAAATTGTATGAATGATATTGCATGATTGAATCCTGACAaacaagtttatttatttttaataattgggAAAGTTTtcactaaattcaaaattttcttactGCCAATTTCATGATAGTTTCTCTTACATGTATTCTTGAGCCTttacatattaattataattagagTTTTAAGTTTTGTTAAAGgtcaaattcttttttttttcctgaaatGGAGGAGCCTAAGATTTAAACATCACAAAGTACCCTTGTAGATGGATGGTGGTTGTAATACAGTGAAATCTTTTATctcataatcataataattaatttcacttccaccattatttttaattttaccgGATATAAACACACCACCTTTTCAAAAACATCTTAAAATCATTTAGTAATGTTTAtaggtgattttccaaaattataaAAGTAGAAGTCATAGGTAGTGCTCATTTTTACCATGTGATTCACAATCTTATTAGCTTCTCTAAAAATGTGTTTGAACCTCACTTGCGAATCTCCAACGTACCAAAGTGTGTTGAGCTTCAAGACCATTGTTGTTACCCATAATAAAGTCTATGGCAGTAAAACAATCACTATCCAGCTCTACCACGCGGAAACCAGCTTACTAAGCAACAGTGAGACCATCGACCATAACCCTTAATTTTGCACTCAAAATTGAGTTAATGTTGATCTAACCACTGAATCCAATAATCCACTTACCGTCGCTTCTTTGCAACCCCTGATGGATGCCAAGTGTGAATTATTCTTTACCTAATCatctatattaatttttttctaccCATCTAATAAAGGGGTTCactcaattcttttaatttttaagtaattgAAAGAAATCTCATGTATCACTATAGGCAATGAAAGCTTTTTTTCGTTAAATATAAAAGatcatttagaaattaatttaattttttcaaattattatttaattaattataattaaataattgagttcGAAGTGAGATTAAATTAATAAGTCAATAAATTTGTTGAATAagacaattaaattaatttcctcATGAATTCTAATACAGTAAAATTGTCATGACTTTAATCAAATTAGATACGGattgagaaaataaattaatttagaaattaatataattaatattttggaaaataaaaaaaataattattgggttggataaatTATAAGTATTGGATAAAAGTCCAAACAACACATATAGTTGTACTGAATACATGAAAGACCCAAATTATGCCTAGTTGATTAATAGAGGCGACAAACCCTAGTATTTACAAGGGAGTGTTGTAGCCCCTACTGTATTCTACTTAGAGTAAAATTTGTATTTTCtatgaattattattatataattaaaccttatttgaacAGAACTCTTGTATTGATTCCATATAAATAAGAACTACGAGTTAACTTAGATACACACGTTATAGAGTACTGATATTCTGTCAAAAAAATaatggaattttatttttaaaaataaattctatttttttggaaaaaatactCATAGTTTTCTGTTTATAGGGAGAATTAACTTTcctattgaaaaaaaatattttgtgcaCTTGGTTCAATTTGTTTGAATCCCCGCTTAAAGAAATTCAGGATTCAAGGATAACGAATAAGATCGACCAGTTAAAAGTTGAGAAATGTCCTAGACCATTTTCGATTTATAGGAAGAATTAACTTTCTAGTTGaaagttaagaaaaaaaatattttgtgcaCTTGGTTCAAATTGTTTGAATCCCGactcaaattataattatatttatagtcataaactttttatagtttattttttaaaaatattatttttaaatcggTTTTTTCAACATAGAATTAGTCAAAAGGCTTCCTTTTGAAAGGCAGCCAAAGAAATTGCCTTATTTGTTGAGGCCTcataaatctcaaaaaaaaaaaaaatccaaacctTGCTATCTTAATCCCAATTCGATTTATTAAGGTTTTTATAGGTAGAAGCAATGGTGCAATTATTATTGCTACTCCATCTCCTCCAACAAAAATCACAACTTGCTTAATCATTAGGACGATTAATTCTCACAATAGTGAGGACCACTGAATGGCTTAATTGGAAAGCAAAGTTTTACCAACCTCGATTACCAGTATCATCAAGCATAGATGCCATAACATTGTTTTCATTAATTTCAGAAGGAAACTAATAATGATTTCAAAAGGGACCTAATTTCGGGATCCAGCTATCAATCTAGATTTTGATGCTCTTGCCATTGCCAAGGCTCCAACATATGCTATTATGAACTTTATCCCAAACTTCAAATATAAATTTCCAAGTGTAAGTAGAATTAGCATGAGTAATATGAATAGGACACTCCTCTTTAACTTTATACTTGCTTCGCAAAATTTTAACCCACAAGGCCTCTAATTtactaattatttaaaaatcaaggttcataatgaaagaaaaatttttCCCTTTGTGTTTTTAAAACCCGAGACCCTAATTCTTAGTGGGTTGACAACAAAAATCCTAATGAACCGAAGAGTTTCTTCGAGCAACTTCCGTAGAACCCCAAATGAAATTCCTAGTGAACTTCTCAATCTTGTTACAATCATTAATGAGAATACTAGAAGATTGCATAAAATAGGTTagaattgtaacagctcgatttttgTGAAGTTAGAAACAATAGTTTTGGGACTATAATTCTggtgagtaaattattattttaaggtctatgagaTTATAGTaaagtcatattaaaatttcgttaagaaattttgatgtttgcatgattaattaagtgaaaaggactaaattgtgaaaaaattaaaagttgagttctatttgCTAAAGGGGTTTGATAGCTATGAAACATTAAAATGGAaagacttaaatggtaattataccaatcATAAGGTTATTGGACAAATTTGGACATGATACTGGattttaaatgttaatgataaaggttaaattagtaatttgataaataaaatttaaattaaaataaagtaaagatggTATCATCTTTCTAATTGGTTTTCCCCACtgaaatattgaagaagaaacaCCATTGTTGGTGCTTTTAAGTTTCGACTATCATTGTTCATGCATGTTGGTATTTTTGAGGTtaggttttaatgatttttatgtttttaagctcgttttagcttaatttagctaacccgATGGTCAATTCGTAAAATTTTTATAGGTTTAGGGTTATGTCATGaactcttttgaatgattttttttatgttagttgataAATTAGGAATCTtggttgaaaaataaacaagtttttgtaaagtgattttaatgaaaatggcatttagggattaaattgttaaaggtataaattatagggttttattgtgaaattatGGTTGATATGGGTTGTTTCAAAGTCCTTTGCATCTATGGTTAAAATGGATCTAGGTTGAAATGGCTAGATTTTGAGTTataagcttaaagactaaattgtaaaaagttaaaatattaagggtaaattggtaattttacatcaatatgaaatttggattaaattgaatactagaagtagTTAATTGATTGAAACTATCTATTTAGATAAAGATAAACCACAATCAgacctagatcgaggaaaagaaaaagcctTGGATTAGCTCAACTTTAATGATGGTTGATATAGGTTTTTTCAAAGTCCTTTGCATCTATGGCTAAAATGGATCTAGGTTGAAATGGCTagaagcttaaggactaaattgtgaaaaattaaaatcttaGGGGTGAATTGGTAATTTTGTATAAATGTGAAAAGTggtttaaattgaatactagaagtagttaatttaatgaaattatctaTTGAGATCAAGATAAACCAAGTTCAGACCTAGATTGAGGAAAAGTAAAAGCCTCGGATTAGCTCGACTTTTTTCTTATACCCTTTTTATCGAgctaagttcgtatgaattgtaACTGTGTTTATGttggttaaatttgaatattagatATGTtgttgagatataatgaattgaattataaacatATCAATGCTATGACAAATTAACGGTTATctagtcccggttgaaccttaggaattcttaatatacaaatgacatgtcattagggatttcatatttcgggtgctagtcttgaatgttgtaccgatggctgaggttccatattttttgtggattttccacagctcgtgtaagcaacattgtgtagcttacatttcgacccacagctcgtgttagcaggcccatttcacagctcgagtgagcaatgatgtaaaggaaatgttacgatTATATGTACATGCAcgctttgtgtgagctttcctgtgtctctgatgtaattctagatggttcaacatgCAAGAAAAGGGAACGAAAAGGTAAGTATGCAGTTGGATTGAATCATGACTTTATGAATTGAAATATGATTTACTTGATGTTGTACATATGGTTGATTTCATATTATCATGGAAaacttactaacttgtgagttgatGATGTTGGATAGGCATTTCTAAGCTTATGGAATTCGTGTTGAATTGTGTTTTTTAACCATGTTATGTATtatggaaatggtaagttgtgttttgGTTTATACGAACCTACTAAGCAttgttgcttacgtagtttctttcctttgtcttatagATCATCAGAAGCTGAATTTGGTTGGAAGCTTTTTGGAGTCCTATCACATTATTCAACGATtaattcggtagtttttgaatgttttggccaaggtgtataatggcatgtataggatgttatttattttgtattttggtaTGTTATGTTTGGAAGATTATTTTTGGTTGATGGACTTGGAAGTGCTTGTTAAACTATGTCATTTTTGTTCCTTTAAGTGATTGTGTATGTGAACCATTGGGATATTGTGATGGCTTGGAATTAGTCATTTGTGTTGGCATATGATGGTTAAAGGCACTAGGTTTTGTAAATGTGAAATGGTTAAATTGCTTTAGTTTAAGTCTTGATGTTTGTATAaaaattgaggtgcctttgaatggcatattggttaggtgaattaggtTGTTGAAATGACATATTTATGTAGGTTTGAATGATGCTTAAGTACCTTGAATGTGTGCTTAAATAGGTTGAATGTATCTGCATGAAATGGTATTGTAATGGCTTGGTTTTAGGTATAATTTGGGtccacacggtctgagacacgggcgtgtgacttgtcATTTGAGGTTTTCAAAGGTTACAAGCTAATGAGTTACACGCCTTAACACACAGcgtgtgacacgggcgtgtgacacggccgtgtgaccctatttagagagttacatgagtgaggacatgggttgggacacggtcatgtgtccctagtttgaaggttacatggcctgaaacacgggcgtgtctctcagccgtgtgaggcacacagcctagccatacggtcgtgtgacccctattttgcaaatcttgcatctttttcctaaacttttcaaATTGTTTCCAATtggtcccgatttgtttctaagatatttttagggcctcgagggctaaatttagggacaatatgtataTGGTTGAAtggttaataatatatttaagttATTGATCGATATGATATTGCATAGTTTCTGATTgattggtaatactctgtaaccctaatctgacaacGAATATGAGTTAGatgtgttacatttaatggtatcagagctatgatttagtcaattctcgaaCTGAACATAGCAtgtatggagtctagaaataTGTGTCATTGTATAACCTATAATAGTGTAATAACTCTTGACTcaaattgatttatgttttcatatagataaaatgtcatccaaccaagccgATTCTGATGAGACTGAATGTAACGTACAAGCCTCCATTCATAGAGTAGCTTCTATTGGTAGTAGGTTTGTACCTGAGGGCCGGAGAGGTTAGggtaaagaagccttcttccaaataatGTCCAAATGGTTTATTGAATTTTTGAGAACAAATCCGTTGGCTCAACAATCTCCACCCCCACATGTACCTCAACCTACCCCCGTTATTCCTTAGGGTTTGGAACCAATATGTGCTAGCAAGCCTCCAGTTGATGAAATCTgtaaatatggggctgaagagttctgcGGTTCAGCCGAGGACGATTTAGAAATAGCCAAGTTCTGGTTTGAAAGCTTGGTGAGAATTTTTGATGAACTATCCTGTACATTTgctgagtgtttaaagtgtgttgtatcgTTACTGAAAGACTCAGCATATCAATGGTGGGATACATTGATTGCTGTAGTGCTTAGAGACCGTAAAATTGGGAATTCTCCCAGATAGAGTTCAGAAAAAAAAGTGTCAGCCAGTGATTTCTCGACAAGAAACGCAAGGAATTTCTGGAATTGAAATAGGGCTGCACGATAGTATCAGACTACGAGAGAGAATTTGTATGACTTAGCAAGTTTTCTCGAGAATGTGTACCAATAGAAGTTGCTATGTGCACTCGATTTGAAGACAATTTAAACAAAGACATCATATTGTTAGTCGAGATTCTTgagctaaaaatatttatggttttGGTTGACAGAGCGCACAAGGCCAAAGAACTtagcaaaacaaaaagaaaagtagATTTTGAGACTCGTGATACGTGAAAACAACCTATGGAAAAATCATTCTCATCTCCATcgaagaaattaaaagaattccACAGTTGTTCATCAACTTCTGTAAGTTTCTCAAAGACAGACAAAGGGAAGCAACATTCGAGTTCAAGActtcaggctacatctgtagcgagtgtgggtagtgttagaaacAATAAACTTGATTGTCAGCAATGCAATAGGCGACACTTCAGTGAATGCAGATTGAAAGATGGGTCATGCTTTAAATGTGTTTCCTACTATCATTTCCTCAAAAGTTTCCCTAAAAGGTCTAACAAAGAAAATGCTCAAAATACTCGTTCGGTAATATGGCTATGAGAGAGAGACCACCCCGAAATATTGGAAATATGGGTAACAGTCAAATTGGAACAAAGGATTCTACTATTTGATCTTAGGCGCAAGCACCAGTTAAGGCTTACACAATTCGGGCTCGAGAGGAAGGTTCAACACCTGATGTGACCACTGGTACATTATCTATCTTTGATACTActgttaatgctttgattgacgTGGGTTCAAAGCAATCATATGTATGCACAACTTTGGTGTCGGATAAGAAAATAGcttttgagtctactgagtttgtggttaaagtaacgaatcctttaggtcagtatgtgttagttgataaagtttgtgaaaactgtcctttgatgattcgggatttaactttctggctgatttgatgttgttgccatttgatgagtttgatgtgattttgggtatagaCTGGTTAACACTGCATGTTGCTATTGTAAACTGTAGACGAAAACGTATTGTGTTGAAATGTTAGAATGATGAAAGATCCGAATCGGATCAAATAGATTGGATGGTGTATCTAATGTTATCTCAGCTATTACAGCACAAAAATACATTAGAAAGGGTTGTGAAACGTATCTAGCTTACATATTTGATTCCAGGGTTTCAGAGTTGAAATTAGAGTTAGTTCTAACTGTTTATGAGTTCACAGATGCGTTTTCGGAAGAATTACCAGGGTTATCGCCagttagagaggttgagtttactATTGAGTTGGTGCCGGGGACATCTCTGATATCGATAACTCCGTATAGAATGACACCTACataattgaaagagttaaaagcactgTTGTAAGAGTTGACAAATAGGGGCTTTTTTCAACCTAGCTTTTCTTCTTGGGGTGctcttattttatttgttaagaaaaaggacaggTCTATGCGATTATGTATCAACTAAcaacagctcaacaaagtcacgacaagaacaaatatcctttaccaCGCATTaataatttgtttgatcagctgaaaggtgtgACCATATTTTTAAAGATCGATCTttgttctggttattatcagttacgggttaaagattcggatgtgccaaaaattgcTTTCAAAACCAGATaaggacattatgaatttcttgttaagtcatttggtttgaccaatgcacctgctatgtttatggatttgatgaacaaaatattcAAACCATATTTAGACAAATTCGTGGTGGTATTCATTGAGGACATACTGATTTATTCACAAGATGAAATAGAGCATGCCCAGTATTTAATAATCGTTTTGCAGGCTCTACGTGAGAAAtatttgtttgctaagtttagtaaacgTGAATTCTGGGTTTGAGAAGTTGAATTTTTAGGACACATGGTATTAGCAGATGGTATtagggttgacccgagcaaaatatCAACTACAGTAGACTGGAAATCTCTAGAAATGTTTCAGAAAtcagaagttttctaggtttagccggttactatcgaaaATTTGTCAAAAGATTTTCAATGATCGCTACACTGTTGACGAAACTGCTTCATAAAGACATCAAGTTCAAATGGTTTGAAAGGTGTCACCAAAGTCTTGAACAGTTGAAAGTATTGTAATTTGAGGCACCTGTATTTGTTCAGCTAGAgtccggtaaagaatttgtgatttatagcgacgATTCATTGAATGGGTTGggctgtgttttaatgcaagaaggaaaaataGTAGCTTATGCATCTCAGCAATTGAAACCGTCCGAGAAAAATTACCggactcatgatttagagcttgcagtTATTGcttttgctttaaagatttggtgaCATCATTTATACGGAGAGAAATGTCACATCTTCACGGAtaaaaaaagcttgaaatatttgatgtcatagaaagGTCTGAACTTGAGACAACTTAGATGGCTTTaattgctgaaagattatgatttgatcattga
This region includes:
- the LOC107919197 gene encoding aspartic proteinase nepenthesin-1, which translates into the protein MPSTFGFINAKLLFCLLVISILYHSAFVTSKPTGFSLRAVIDDSPESPLYLIENLTIAERLERLIKISYARVNYLNLVSSGDAKLVPDNIRIPILRDALYYAVAFTIGSQGHPVKLLMDTGGGLIWTQCLPCTNCFPQKLPIYNPTASTSYATLPCSHPLCNGDRRLYNCEHGRYCVYNAQYGGGASTSGIASTEAFHFFVDQRSTHPFNVIFGCSYDSRDIAFMNTDISGIFGLSFSPDSMASQFSALIQHRFSYCLAPFDDATPRPLVLRFGEDIPQLPPQSVGSTQLIASPTSYFFYLGLKDISVAGHRIGFPPSIFQIKPNGLGGFFIDSGALFTHIDADALGGNAYAEVLKVFAAYYGSKNLKQTGASPEGFELCYEHPPNFDEFAALTFHFDESVYTVNGQYMHVIAPNFFCVGILKGSSVSVLGAWQQQNKRIIYDGGRGVLEFADENCMNDIA